Within Nakaseomyces glabratus chromosome G, complete sequence, the genomic segment AGGGCTTATGAGTTTTCTTGTTTTATTGGAATGCTCAAATGAAACTTGTTCggttttgttattattatactGTTAACTTCTTAAAAGAGCTTCTCTGtgataaaaacaaattttttttcagatatATTGATTACCTCTATAGCTTATGAGGGAGgtgaataaaaattattctttaaaacttaaaaaaaaagtagcTTTCCTAGCAATCAATAGAAAGAAGTAGAAAACTCAATTTCCGAAATAACCAAAggttatatataatatcaaatattattgttaagagaattaaaaaaaaaaaagcaacaGCTTTTTCTccctcttcttctttgttgaaataaaaattcCTTATTGTTttagaaacaaaaacaaattaacTTTGTAATTTGTCCTTTTCCTTGTAGAACTTAGTATTAGTATACCCAAAAAAATTTCCCtatttttctctctctAAACTTTGAGAGTTTCCAATCCAAATAACTCCTTCTAACCCCCACTCTCTCCGTCTCTTTAACATCCATCACCATTATGAGTATTGTGTATCATAGCATTTTGGCTTATTATTTGCATCCTCATCGATATTAGCCTCCCCATGTCTTTGTTTATTATGGGATATTATGCAATACAAACAGCAAGGATGCGATGTGCCAATCCTTCAATTAAGTTGACCCATTGCGTACGCTCTATTGTTTTCTTGTATTAGTTTCGCTGAACCCAGAAGCTATTACGTCTTCTGCCTTCAATACAGTGTTTACTAAATTCGGGGGGCCAGTGAGACCCCAGGGAAGGGACTCATCGGGGGGATGTGGATGTAGGGCAATATCGCAAACACCTACTCCTTGCAATTTGCAGGACCTAGCCCTAAAAGGGGCATGTTTGCAACTGCACAGAGAGAATAGGGCAGGaatagtaaaaaaaagggGGGGAAAGTCTTCTACCTGGGAAAATGTGAGAGCAAGTCCGGAGAGGGAAGGTGCGCAACAACATCCTCTGCAACTCTTTCTGCGCGTTCTCATGAACAACACACAGCCCTAATATAGGGAAAATGTaaacaaatgaagaagaaggaaagaGGTACTGTTAGGAGAATATTTCCCTTAGACTTATCCGTGGAGCGAAAGTTACCGAAAAAAGGACTCCCCTTTTTCTCTTGTTGCGGGTTCTTATTCTAAGGGCTCTCTCTTGTACTTTTTCGGgaacaataaataaaagattAGTTCTGAATGCGGTAACTCAGGGATTTCTGGTTTGTACAGATATTACTGTGTGGACTTTCGTCTTGTATTTCCCGAAAACAGGTTGTGTGCACAAAAGTAGAGAGCAAAAgggaaaaaatatattagaaaaCACCCGTGGGAAGCAGATCGTCATGGTAGACGTCACACACAAGACTTCAGTTCCAGCGGGGCGACACTTAAAGCCTGAGTCTATTAATAGGCAGGACAGTGCCAGTGTCGAGCGCAAGTGAAGGGAGTGGGTTGGGTGGGTTAAGCCAACAAAATTCACTGCACTAAACTTCACTGGACTTCATCGCCTGGGCAAGCTTTTTCTGTAAACCCGGGACGTTGTCTATAATCCTCTCTATTTACGAAGTAATACCGCAATAGGAAAATAAGGGCCACTACCCCTCGCCGACTACTATTTGAAAGATCACATTGACGAACAACATTTCAACTCGCCCTGAGCAAAGAAGCAAGTTAGAAAGTGTAGGTTGGAAATGCACCTCAAATGTTCTAGAAGCGCTTCCCATTCACTATTTTATGGGAGGGTTTAGTATCACATGTACTAGCGTATCTCTTACACTTCGATGCTAAGCAAAAGCTTATTGAGTTAACGACAAGGTTTCTTCCACTTTAATAGTATCTCTTAGCCTGAACATTCTCTGTAGCCGGAGTTCTTGTATGGTACACTCAATTGGGGACCATCGAATAATCCGGTCAGTTTTAGAAGGTCTTTGGAAAACTCTAAGTCTCGATGTTTCATTGAGCAGTGGGGTAAATATATCCATGGTTAGCGCTTCGTCGCCTAGGAAATTCTGTACCTCTTCTTTGCCGGTGATATATACTTCAAGTATATCGACTGGTGGCACGTATTTGCCTACCATAGGTAATTCATTCACTACTTTGATGCGTATTTCTTGATCGTATACTATCTCAACATCAATTATGTAAACGTTCAAAACATAAATCTTCGGTGTAAGGTGTTGCAAATGATTCAACTGTGAAATATTATGATCTTCCACAACTTCATACTGTGTAATATCTGTAATACATGGAACTTGCTCCTTTGACTCTCGTGTGGTTTTCGAGGATGCTATATCGCCGTTCACATTCAAAGTCGGAGAAGCAGTCAGATAGGGCTCTGTTTTATTGAATAGCTCTTTGATGTACGGTTTCTCCCCAATGCTCAATTCATGTAGGTTATCAAGTAGCTCGATATCTCGCTCCACTAAATTCAGCACAGATTGATATAGTTTACACTTCATCACTATTCGACAAAGTATTCCATACTTACTAACATTTTTATCCGCAATTTGTGAGTTCTCGTTGACCATAGCGTTGAGATCTTTACCATACTTGGCTTTGACTTTCATATTAAATTCATTGAAATGATTATAGTATGAAATAACTCTAAAACTTTGGTCATGATCTAATTTTGTATTATAGTCATTGATATACCGATCAAATGTATATTTCTGCTCGTATTTCCGGTTTGTTGTAAAATCTGTGAATACGAAATTGGCATAGTTACTATTATCTGTTGAGCACGCTAATAAATAGCCAAATACAATATAAAATTTTGcggtattttcttcttcaattatCATGTCCTTAAATTGAATGACTTGATCCCGAGTAGACTCATCGATGAAATTTATACTGTTGAAGTCGTATCGATTAGAGCATTTACCCTGCTCAGGtaccttttcttttactGGCATCTCTGGGTTGAAATCTAATTTCTCTATCGTCCATTTGAAACTGTCGTATCCACGAATCTCATATTTCCACTTCTTTACTGTTATGTTTAAATCACCATTAAGATATTTTCGCAGCTTGCTTGAAGTATCAGCTAGTCTACCAAAAGTTTCCATGTACTCCAACTTGTTCTTGATAACTACTTCACAGCAATTGTTATTCGGTATGAGAAGTTCATCTACCattgttttttgtttgaataCTAATCGAAGAGTGAATTTATCTAGATCATCTAAGGACTTAAACCCAACAGGAGACATAGATTGTAATGAACAATGGCTTATGATTACCGACGAATTATCACCATTGTATGTCCAGAGTTGGTTTCTATGTGGGTCCATAAAATTCACATAAAGGCAACTATCCTTTTTACTGTGTTTATTGGCAGATGACCCATTGTGGTTCGTTGGTAGATCATGTTTTGTTGATCCTAATCTTGTCACAGTAGGGTACGATCCCTCGGAAATATTGTCCAAATCGTCATCACTATCAATCAATTCATCGTCACTAATTCCCGGTATGCTTGCTTGACTAGTAAACTGCTGCGTGTTCATAGCTTGTGAGTTAAAGTCATTTTGAGATTCCACCATAGTAGTTTGTTTTGTGAAGAAACTCGTCAGTTTAGTTTGTTTGGTCATTTTAATACCGGATAGAAAATGCACCAGAGTATTTTTGTAGTTATTTAACTTCACAAAATTGAATTCTGACTTGATATCAGAGTCCAGTTTTTTCAATGCCAGTAGTATTTTAGAgattttatctttcttcttcttgtccaGAGTATTCCAGTTCTCCTGTATATAATTAATATCAAGTACTTTTACGTCCACAGGTTGCAACTTGAAAGTCATGTCACCGTTGACCAACTGTAGTCCAGAAGATGTGCACTTAGCCACCACAAAGCAAAGCTTCTCCAATTGTATTTTCGTTATATTGAATGCATTGGTATCAGAGACTTCCAGGTCACATTCATTTACTACTTCTCTCGCCTGGGCCTCGTCTATATCCAACACTCGCACTTCACCTGCGATATCATCCAGCGCTATATGGAACCCATTGTCATCCTTAGATATCGAGGTCAGCACGGCTATGATCTCAATAGACATCAGATATCCTAATGTGTTCAGATGTGTAtagccaaaaaaaaatcacaCCAAAAGAATATCAGAACCGGCAGgtataaaaatatgaaactaCCGCTGGCATCAATAACTATACATTGCGATGAGTGCTCTTAGGTCATGTGCATGGATGCTATTTGAGCCAAACGATCCTTCGGGTTTCCCGTCTTTTCGCGTTTTCGCGTATCATTCTGTGTGGGATCACTATGGCCAAATCAATGTGATCATGTATCACCTTATACAGCACTTTGAATGACTCTTCTTTTGGAAATTGCCAAGGCAAAGTGCATCGGGCACCTTGGGTGATCTATGGGACGACGTATATATTGCGAAAGGGTTCAGAACAGTGCATTGGCATAACACTGACGAGACTGGTGAGGTTAGCATAGATTGACATCTTGCGCAAGAAGAACAGAGCACCAAGCGCCCAAAACTCAATCGACTATGAGGATAGTGATACAGAAGGTCAGCCAGGCCATGGTGAAAGTGGACAATGAGATAGTATCTCAAATTGCCAAGGGGTATATGCTGCTTGTTGGTATAAGCACAGAGGACACAATTGCCGATGCGCAGAAGCTCTCCAACAAAGTGCTGAACTTGAGATTGTTTGAGACGGGCGACCAGTTCTGGAAGCATTCTATCCAGGACGTACAGGGCGAGATCCTGAGTGTCTCGCAGTTCACGCTGATGGCGCGTACCAAGAAAGGTAACAAACCGGATTTCCACAAGGCTCAGAAAGGGGAGCACGCACAGGAGCTTTACAACCAGTTCCTGGACCTGTTGAAGACCACACTGGGCGCAGACAAAGTCAAGGACGGCCAGTTTGGCGCTATGATGAGCTGCTCATTGACCAACGAGGGACCAGTGACTATCATTCTAGACTCTACAGAGTAGACGTAATTGTATACCCGCAATTGTATACCCGCAATTGTATACCCGCAATTGTACTGCAAGACAACGTATGTACTAATAGAGAGACAGATACTGGACGCAATTCTCTAATATACATAAGTACGAATGTAACGCTGAATGAAACTATAGACATCTTCATCCCCGGGACCCGAAAACCCCGAAGATCGATGAGATTGACTTCCTTCTATGCCAATGGATTTCCATCACCTTCTGCTGTATTCGATcaggggggggggaggcATATTCTACTCGGGTGTACGTGTTCTAAAACAGCAATACACCACGATATAACATGATCCCCCTGGTTCCCATTGCAGAGTTTAAAAGACATACATAAAATGCAGAACCCGTGCACCACAATACGTAGTTCTGTTTCGATTTTTCTAAAACTTTTACGGTACATATTTAGAAGCGGTTGacgttttcttttcttgcaCTGCAAGCATAGAAGGGATCCCGGACATCGGTGGCCGGGAACCAGCTGCATCGGTCTAAAATgtagagaaaaaaaaggggATCTTCCTATTGCTCAGATGAGACAGGAGGCAAAAAAAGATAGAATCCCAAATAGGAAATGATGGGTCTTTCTtattctaaaaaaaaatctgtTGGGACGTCTCTTGAACATATGTGCGCAGTTATTAGAAGCCAATTTGTGTCAATGGCCCGGGATTAAGTTAGAAACATTCGCAGGAAACTCCTTACGTAACTACAAAAAAGTCTCAAGTCGCAGTCTCAATAAACTCCGTGTATCTTGAGTACTAAGGGGGCGGGTGAGGGATTGCCggacaaaaaaaattttctcaAGCGAAAAGACGAACATcgaaaaacaaaagataataaaaccTCGCTGTCCAATCACACAGACACGGCTGTACACCGAACTAAAATCCCAACACACCCCTAAGTTTCTCTCTTGGGCACAACGCAAAGCACCGGATGATATGAGCAAATCCCCGAAGCACCGAGTGAAGATAGGTCCGCAAGATAGAATGCTGTGGTTTGATTCTGAAACAAAGGgggagagagagagaacAGCAATTTATTTTCTGAATCATAATCCCGGAGAACGCAGTTAACagcaaaaatgaaaaacataAGAGACACAGAAAAGAACGCACAAGCAGATATGTAAAGAACACGAAACACACTTATTCATAGCTTTTGTAGGGGATGTTctatgaaattgaaactaTGAAAGGATAAGTAATGCTCGAGTACCTGCTCTGTACTGTTCTGTGCAATTACAGTTGCAAGGTTGAAGAAGCCAATAACACTAACCAAAGCAGAACATCAAAAATCCCTCCTTTCTATCGCCCCCCCCCTGTTCAGTACCACTCCCTAAATCTTTCCCTAGCATAGTCCGGAGAATCTGAATATGCTTTAGAAACATATGCAGAGGGAATATTCTTTTGGCTGCGGGCAATCAGGTACATCCTCCCATAACGAGTAGCGCATGAGGTTCCCTGTAGCCCGATGAGATGAGCCAAGCATAGAACATACTGCACAAACCTTAAATCTGTTCCATAAATTTCCATAATTGAAAGTGCAATAGGGGACccctttttttctattccGCTTCCATAAGAATTTGCGCTTAGTACTGCAACGGTTTAAGAGGGAATGATTGGCAAAGGGAGACATGAGATGCCCTTCAAGAATAAAAAGTACAGAGAAAAACAGTAGACTCGCACACACCGAAGAACTTCTTACTCAATGAGCGGGTACTTTAGAGCGTACGGGATTTTCTATCGGAGGGAGGAGACAAGAGcggagagagagaaaaaaaaggagaCAAGAATATAGAGCACCATTGTTCCGCGACATATTCTGAGTATATCTGGCATGGCTCTAGCTCCGTCCCTTCTTTTCCCGGCTGTAATAGCATTTCCTTTTCTAAGAAAAttcaatgaaaaaaataaaatttcttCAGAAACACCTGCAGCAAAACAAATAGGCggttaaaaataaatgatgAGAATAACTTGGATTTCTAAGCAATTACCGCAAGGAAAATTTGTTCCCCTTCTAAAATTCTAATTCTCGCCTAGAAACTCGAGTGCAGTTCAATCTAAAACATGGTTATTAGCTAATACACACAATTCGCCCAACACGCAATTCGCTGTATCTGTATCTTCTCTTCTGTGTGGTAAATTAACAGTTAGCTCTTTCTATTTGTAAGATTAATGTCCTGAAAATCCCGCACTGTCAAGGAACCGCAGGCTTATGAAAGGAACTGTTTCTCTGTGCGGCTATTGGCTGCTTTCATAAGTAAAAGGGGGAGGTTGggccaaaaaaaaaaagtataaataggcGGCAGGTTACGCATCCAATTCATCCTCAATCTCTAaataacaaagaaagaaaaataaaaccaACAGTGTTTATTTACAATACAAACAAActtaatataaaaaaaaccatATACGAAAAATGACTGCTTCAAGTGCTATGAAGAACTTTGGGTTATTCTCCCTAAGATTTTTTGAATTCGGTTCTGCCGTTGTTGTGCTGGGTACACTTGGTTACACAGTGCATGGCTACCACTTCCATGGTTCTAAGAGAACCAACTTCGTGTTGGCACAAGCTGCTATCTCTACTTTCTACAGCTTGTGTACATGCTTGCTAACTTTGGCTGTGCCACAATTGATCTTCGTTGGTCTTTACTGGTTCTGGGAATTGATTATGACCATGCTATGGTTGGCCGCTTTCATTGTTGACGCTAAGGTTCAAGGTGACGACGGCTGCCACAACAGAAGATCCACTACTTACGAACCACACAGAGGTTCTCAAGAAGAATTCCAAGCAACTAACGGTGAATACAACCCATTCACTGGTAAGTACACCACCAACGACTACAAGCGTCCATGCCACACCGGTAAGGCCTCCATTGCCTTCGCTGGTCTATGTTTCGTCTTGTACTTGACCTCCACCATTATTCTAGGTGTTAGAGTTATGACTCCAATCGTTAAGAAGTACGGCTCTAAGggtttgatgatgaagggTTCCGACATGAACGACAACAGCTTGAACAGATTCCATGGTTTGGACTTGGTCAAGCCATTGGACGATGCTTACAACTACGATCCAGAACAAGGTATGGGTGAAACTGCCCCACAAGACTCTGCTTCTTCTCACGAATACAACCAAGAGAAGTTGAATGAACAACCACGTGCTTCTGGTGACACTGCTGTCCAAGCTTAAACTTGAAAGAACTGAAACACATGGGTAgaacattattttttttcatggCGCTAATGTCATTAAAAATGATGTCATCaccttttatttttagtaGATTTACTCAAGTTTATGCCAagtattcttttttgatgAATTACATTCGTTGAAAGGGAAGGGATTAGATAATGCTTCAGATCCGTTCAGACATTTCTTATAACTGCAAATCAGTGTATTTCTTTTACGGTAAGGATCATTGATTTATTAGTAAATGGACggtttttgaaaaaaggTTTAAGCTAGCTGAATCTTATTTCAGGGAAGAATTATTCTATTTCCAAAAACTTTTTTCTGagatatatattcttttttctttctatttCTGTCGCAGATATGAGCACTAATTTATGAGAGAGCTACCAATGCTCTCTCAGTATCCTTTTAGATTTAATTTTCACAATCttaattttaattaataattgtTTAATTCtataaaattaattaatacCAAAACTTAATAGTATCTATAAAAAGTTACAATATAGAATTcttcattatatatattaaattttttctGCGTGTTTCTACAGATGACGATTTTATGATGCATATATGTACTATTAACAAGTAAAATACAGAAATAATTTCTGTATCTAAAAGTTCCCTTATATCTGAAAAGAGTTTCAAAACTCATTAGATTATTGTTTAAAATCATTTTCAGGAGGTCTACCGTCTTCGCTCTTCATGTACATGTCGATTGCTGCTGAGAATGCAGCAAAACCTGCACAGCCAACCAATGCTGCTTGAGGGCCACTCTTGTAGGCCAGTCCACCACCTGTTATACAACCAGCTGTAATACCATTGTATATATCGTTCTTGGCTCGCAGACTCTCCACAGCACACTCTACACCAGCATATATCATACCTATATAACCGAAATTCTTTGCGCTAGAATAAGCCCTCTTACCCATATCAGCGAATTGTAATTTCACTTGCTGTCTTAATGGCAGGTCTGCCATTTGTTGTACAGCTCCACTCATGCCACCTGGAACGGGAGTATGGAGCGGGGTATCATAGGCCATAGAAGCCATGAACAAACCTAACACACCACCTAACGCAAAACCAGTGGCACCACTTATTACTGACTTACCGGGACACGATGACATGAATCCCACAACCATCTCTGCACCGCGCTCACCTTGTTCATCGGGCGACAGCTCTCCAAATGCTTTCTTCTCCGGTGGTGACAAATACTCCAGCCCAAACCCACGATATACCattatttatcaatttCTCTTGCCTATTTTATATCACTTCTAAGTTTTTGTTAAAATTGCAGTATTGTGAGTAATATATCAACCAAGTTCTATGTATGAATGATAGTATAAATCATGACGCAAATATAGATGGAAACATGATTCCATGATCAAGACATGTGTGACAGCCCATAGGTATCGATCAAGAGCGATGACTTTGATGATTGCCCATATCACTACTTTTTCTAGCACTTCGTACCTTTTGACTTCCAAGCTGTCACTTCTATCTGCTGTGACAGCTTTggttatatataaataacaTATTACTATGTATGTTCATTACACGTTAGATTCATTATATTCGTATCATTTTGAGAACATGTCACGATACATTCTAAGTCGGTAGTATTGTCGAAGCTTGAGACGTAGCAGTATTTCCTTTTGAGTTAGGTAATCATTCTTCAGCGATTCGTGAAAATCATCTATGCACTTTGACTCAAATGCATCCTGTGCACTAGCAGTTCGTATGTtaaagtttttattttcaggCCTATCCTTTCCCTCAAATATAACGCCATATCTAGATGATTGTATAGCAGGTAAAATATGGGGTCGTTTTGGTGAATTGCGTTCTTGTTGGTTGTTTTGATTGTTCATCTGTGTATGGATCGATGATGTACGAGATGGATCAGCGATAGTATTTATGCTGCTAGCTACACTATCAAAAGCACTACAATTTCTATCTTCCATTTCGATATCGCTACTGGAACCAATAGATGACACGCTGTTTGATCTCATAATGTTTACCCGAGACCCATTACCGTTCGATGTAGCCGCAAATGCAAATTCATGTGCAGTTTGAATTATTCTTCCAGGAGTAGAAATTGACTTGTTAGTAGTTGTATCTTCAGTATGTGCagtgttttcaattttttccaTTATCTTAAAGTTACGCCATTGTTTGACTGTCTCAGACAGTTTCTGAAGATAGTTTGACTCTAAATTCCTTGATTCTATACTGTTAAATGGAATCTTTACAGATAGCGGATTTTCTAGTTTGTTTAACTCAGAATCGAAAACTGTAGTGTTCAATTCATAAAAGTTTGTATCATCGTTTTGATCTTGATATGTTCTAAAAGAACCAATCCTAACCTTCTGATCATTCTTACTTTTATGAGGATCCACCACAATTGCAAGGTATGGGTCTTGATGTTGCTGATTTAATGATTGAGTCTGCATGTCAATATTACTTAGCCAACAGTCATAACCAGGATGGGAATGGTACCAGCCAATGATATTTAAATTCTCTTCATTTCTTGTATATGATCGTTCCACCATTTCGTGATAAAATTGGACCATATATTCATATGATTCCATATGTGCATTAACCATAGTCTCTGTTCCTTCAACAGGTAATTCAAAACaatcaaatataacaaatGTGTTCCCTATAACATTACCTAAAAGCATTCCCATCACTTCAATATTCCCACCTTTTGTAGCATGACACAGTATTTTTGAGCATGCAAGTTTAGAAAGCAGGACATTTTGATAGAATAGTGGACTGTTTTTAGTGCTATCTATAGCCTTCCTGTTTTTTAAAGAACAAACTTGGTTCAAAAGACTAAGTTGGTCTATGGATTCCTTTTCATTTCCTGCTATGTTATTTTTATGTTTACTATTTTGTACCTCATAATCTCTAATATTGTAATCTAGTAACTTAGACTCCAAATCTGAAACATTCAAAGATGGAAAGTCATCCATAGTATATTTAGGCTTAACTAACTATGGATTATTGTTCTATAACTTCATTAGTTGCTCTCTGAGTCTTTGCAACAAGTACTGTATTTAGGGTAGATTAATCCTTCTGTTGAGTTTGAAAGAACCAATGAGTATGTTAAAGCAGTGTATGTTTTGTAATCAATTGTGAACACAACCATTTGATGTTCTTGATATGCAAGACTTAAATAAGTTCTTTTCCAAATCGTTATTTTAAGGTTGGCATTGCATGATGCACGACCGATGGCTAAGTCATCTCAATTAATGCGGATTCCGGCACTTTAACTCTCATTTCTTGTACAAGCATGTGCAAAATGGGACTatgaatatttatattattaaatcTAAGCTAAAAGGCTGCTCATTTGTACAGGAGATTTACTAATTCTTAAATACATgtcaataataatagtttAAATGCATAAAAagactttttttttttttaatataacatgcaaaaaaataagttaGAAAAGAATTTCATGGGCATGAGAAAATGCTAGACAGCAAGCttatttcattcaaagtCAGTACTTTTAATTAGTAATGGCTAGATAATGAGATGATGTCAACACTTTGTGGTTAAGACAGACTACAGAGACTTGCTGTCGAATTCAATTACTGTAGAATTTTTCAGCATCTCTCTTTAATTCACCAATGAACTCTAAAAATTTACCAATATTGACATCGATACCGAACTTGTAAACAAAAGTACTGGATAAGTAACTGGACAGCAAAACCTTCAAGTAGTTTTCCGGAATACTCGTTAGGATTTGATCCTTACCAGCAACATCAATTAACAACTTTGGAATTATTTTTTCCAACAAAAGATAGTTACGAAGCTTCAAATCATTCAACCACAACTCTTCAGATTCTACCAATTCGTCATTCAGTTTGTTAATGGTTTGTGATAAAACATTCGACAACTCAGAAATTGGCGTACCTGTCTCTTGATTAATCTTCCACAATTGACCAAATTCTAATCTAGCATTGTTCTCAATTCTTGATTGAGCCTCAACAACATATGCTTTGTACAGTGGACTCTTGATGAATTTTATACCTTCTGGTGTTGTCTCTCTCTTGGCCACAAATTTATTGAcaaaatcatcatcattcaaTGCAAGGGAAGCCAAAACTTCAAGAGACGATGAAGTAACACCACCTTTGTTAGCTGAAGCATCCTTGAATAGAACACAGCCATGGGCTTCTAATGCTAATTTTGCTGGCTGAGCGATAAATAAGTTTGCACCTTCAACAATGTAAGGAATCTTACATTTGTTAGTCTTTTCGTCAATGAAACAGTGCAAGTTATTCAAGTTAATGGAGTTTGGTCTACCTCCACATGGAACGAATACGTCAACATGGTCAACgtatttgaatatttcagTATGGAAGTTGTTTCTGAAAGTAGTACCATTAGCAATAATAGCTCCATTAGGAAGCATAACATCCATATCATCAACGGAGACGAAGAAACCTTGTTTACTTAGTTTTGAAGTGTCAAACTCCTTAACCATCTTTCTGGTGTGAGCTAACCTAGTCAATTCTTCCTTATCAATACCTTCTGGGTCACATAAAACACCAGAGCCATCAAGGATACCAACGTATGATTCGTTTGGTGTAGAAAGTAGAATTTCGTTGGATCCTAAGTCCCCATCAGGACCACCAGTTTGAAACTTGGCAACGGTCTTTTCATTCAAATGAAGGGTCTTGTATAATTCATTGACATAGGACCTAACACCTAAAGAAGTCATACCGTATTCATCATGAGGAATACCACCCAAATCTGGTGATTTACCAGTTAAGAATGACTTCCACCATGGACAATTTCTGGAGCGGGCATGAGTTGTTGCCCAGTCGACAAAGCCGGCCGAACCTTCATCTGGACCAAAGAACAGAATTTCCTCCTTTCCCAAAAGGTCAACATAATTCTCTTTCAATGGATCCTTGATTAAGATATCAATCATGGCATCGACGTACTGAGAGAATGCAATGAAGGTTTGATCATGCTCAACAAGACCAGGATTTAGCAAAATAACACCCTTTGAACCACCTTCTGGAATATccttgttctttctttgttgtGTAGAAGCCAATTGAtaattttcatcaatgacAGTCTTGGAATTGGTATCATAAATGTCTTGGTTTCTTGAGCACACTATTCTGATACCACCACGAGCAACATCCTTGAATCTGATATGGAAACCTTTGAAAGTGTTACCTACAACAAAGAATAGACCATATGGGGTATCTGGGTACTCTACCTTTGGCATGATTAGCTCAGGCAGCAATCTGAAAGAAATAGCAACTTTTCTAGTGACAAAGAAATTAGTCTTTAAGATCGCCTTGTTAAACAAATTCAAAGTTTgtaaaatcaaataatctGGGGAGTCATTAGGAATGAATTTATTTAAGAAACTTTGGAATTCCTGGTCATTCTTAAATGGTTCAATTTGCTCTAATCTTTGGTAAGATAGAGTCTTTTGTAAGCTGTCAG encodes:
- the RRI1 gene encoding COP9 signalosome catalytic subunit RRI1 (CAGL0G05676g~Ortholog(s) have metalloendopeptidase activity and role in adaptation of signaling pathway by response to pheromone involved in conjugation with cellular fusion, positive regulation of ergosterol biosynthetic process, protein deneddylation); the protein is MDDFPSLNVSDLESKLLDYNIRDYEVQNSKHKNNIAGNEKESIDQLSLLNQVCSLKNRKAIDSTKNSPLFYQNVLLSKLACSKILCHATKGGNIEVMGMLLGNVIGNTFVIFDCFELPVEGTETMVNAHMESYEYMVQFYHEMVERSYTRNEENLNIIGWYHSHPGYDCWLSNIDMQTQSLNQQHQDPYLAIVVDPHKSKNDQKVRIGSFRTYQDQNDDTNFYELNTTVFDSELNKLENPLSVKIPFNSIESRNLESNYLQKLSETVKQWRNFKIMEKIENTAHTEDTTTNKSISTPGRIIQTAHEFAFAATSNGNGSRVNIMRSNSVSSIGSSSDIEMEDRNCSAFDSVASSINTIADPSRTSSIHTQMNNQNNQQERNSPKRPHILPAIQSSRYGVIFEGKDRPENKNFNIRTASAQDAFESKCIDDFHESLKNDYLTQKEILLRLKLRQYYRLRMYRDMFSK
- the GDH2 gene encoding glutamate dehydrogenase (NAD(+)) (CAGL0G05698g~Ortholog(s) have glutamate dehydrogenase (NAD+) activity, role in nitrogen compound metabolic process and cytosol, mitochondrion localization) is translated as MFKQRLSNPEVPEIATLSISSMSDYHVFDFPGKEQQREQVVDLLDQQGFIPDDLIEQEVDWFYNSLGIDDLFFSRESPQLIANIVHSLYASKLESFAKSNFVGVQPQHFNIKNKIITDSSHAIFMESNSASPEFLEKTDQTGGIDQQLEGGKATTKKHTDNPPYELDEEIDHLFLDNKEKGNCRLVSFTAPESELKLTFVYESQSDEPQAAIDSTQLLKGQIDSISDKTMAQVTSIENKKLYGLLIKLVQDREGPVIRTTQSVEDSDEIRMLVAYKRFTTKSYFSAINSLFHYYKLKPSKFYLESFRVKNQASAVKTNKNPYDDIIIFSIYLHRSQQPEEILKNDLELAIKQVEREASLLYAIPNHAFTKVCAERQFSPQEAVYAHVSAIFINHFINRLGSDYQSLLSVLTIKDSDTTLLEILSNLKRKLRNETLSQQSIINALEKNHKVVSKLYKNFADVHSHHAKSDSLQKTLSYQRLEQIEPFKNDQEFQSFLNKFIPNDSPDYLILQTLNLFNKAILKTNFFVTRKVAISFRLLPELIMPKVEYPDTPYGLFFVVGNTFKGFHIRFKDVARGGIRIVCSRNQDIYDTNSKTVIDENYQLASTQQRKNKDIPEGGSKGVILLNPGLVEHDQTFIAFSQYVDAMIDILIKDPLKENYVDLLGKEEILFFGPDEGSAGFVDWATTHARSRNCPWWKSFLTGKSPDLGGIPHDEYGMTSLGVRSYVNELYKTLHLNEKTVAKFQTGGPDGDLGSNEILLSTPNESYVGILDGSGVLCDPEGIDKEELTRLAHTRKMVKEFDTSKLSKQGFFVSVDDMDVMLPNGAIIANGTTFRNNFHTEIFKYVDHVDVFVPCGGRPNSINLNNLHCFIDEKTNKCKIPYIVEGANLFIAQPAKLALEAHGCVLFKDASANKGGVTSSSLEVLASLALNDDDFVNKFVAKRETTPEGIKFIKSPLYKAYVVEAQSRIENNARLEFGQLWKINQETGTPISELSNVLSQTINKLNDELVESEELWLNDLKLRNYLLLEKIIPKLLIDVAGKDQILTSIPENYLKVLLSSYLSSTFVYKFGIDVNIGKFLEFIGELKRDAEKFYSN